One segment of Pseudomonas sp. FP2196 DNA contains the following:
- a CDS encoding chemotaxis response regulator CheY, which translates to MKILIVDDFSTMRRIIKNLLRDLGFTNTVEADDGITAIPVLNSGSIDFLVTDWNMPGMTGIDLLRHVRADEKLKHLPVLMVTAEAKREQIIEAAQAGVNGYVVKPFTAQALKDKIEKIFERIG; encoded by the coding sequence ATGAAAATCCTCATCGTTGATGACTTCTCAACGATGCGGCGGATCATCAAGAACCTGCTGCGCGATCTCGGGTTCACCAACACCGTCGAGGCCGACGATGGTATTACCGCCATTCCGGTACTCAACAGCGGCAGCATCGACTTTCTGGTAACGGACTGGAACATGCCGGGCATGACCGGTATCGACCTGCTGCGCCACGTGCGTGCCGATGAAAAACTCAAGCACCTGCCGGTGCTGATGGTGACTGCTGAAGCCAAGCGCGAGCAAATCATCGAGGCCGCTCAGGCCGGTGTGAACGGCTACGTGGTCAAACCTTTCACGGCTCAGGCGTTGAAAGACAAAATCGAGAAGATTTTCGAACGCATCGGCTGA
- a CDS encoding chemotaxis protein CheA — translation MSFGADEEILQDFLVEAGEILEQLSEQLVELESRPDDADLLNAIFRGFHTVKGGAGFLQLNELVECCHIAENVFDILRKGERRVDAELMDVVLEALDAVNSMFSEVRERAPITAATPELLAALARLAEPQTADEAPASPVAEMIEELVVEGDSGDITDNEFEQLLDSLNAVKAEAEAPAAAAPAQTAGEAASDEITDAEFESLLDQLHGKGQFAADAVTPAAAKPAAPAAGDSSDITDDEFEALLDQLHGKGNFAVEALESAIASAPAAPAAPVAAAAGSDLISDHEFESLLDELHGKGKFTEVGAAAAGSASTVATPAAKAPAAAAPKPAAKPEPKAEAPKPAAAAAPAPARAPATPPPEKPASEAETTVRVDTARLDEIMNMVGELVLVRNRLVRLGLNSGDEAMQKAVSNLDVVTADLQTAVMKTRMQPIKKVFGRFPRLVRDLARQLKKEINLELVGEETDLDKNLVEALADPLVHLVRNAVDHGIESPEEREASGKARGGRVVLAAEQEGDHILLSISDDGKGMDPNVLRAIAVKRGVMDKDAADRLSDTECYNLIFAPGFSTKTEISDVSGRGVGMDVVKTKISQLNGSINIYSTKGQGSKIVIKVPLTLAIMPTLMVMLGNQAFAFPLVNVNEIFHLDLSTTNVVDGQEVVIVRDKALPLFYLKRWLVSSAAHEEQREGHVVILSVGTQRIGFVVDQLVGQEEVVIKPLGKMLQGTPGMSGATITGDGRIALILDVPSMLKRYAARRI, via the coding sequence ATGAGCTTCGGCGCCGATGAAGAGATCCTTCAGGATTTCCTGGTTGAGGCCGGCGAGATTCTTGAGCAACTGTCCGAACAACTGGTCGAGCTGGAAAGCCGTCCGGATGACGCAGATCTGCTCAACGCAATTTTTCGCGGTTTTCACACTGTAAAAGGGGGCGCCGGCTTCCTTCAGCTCAACGAGCTGGTGGAGTGCTGTCACATCGCCGAAAACGTGTTCGACATCCTGCGCAAGGGTGAGCGTCGCGTTGATGCAGAACTGATGGACGTTGTCCTCGAAGCACTGGACGCGGTGAACAGCATGTTCAGCGAAGTCCGTGAGCGTGCACCGATCACGGCGGCGACTCCTGAACTGCTGGCTGCACTGGCACGTCTGGCCGAGCCGCAAACGGCGGATGAAGCCCCGGCTTCGCCAGTGGCCGAGATGATCGAAGAGCTGGTCGTCGAAGGCGATTCGGGCGACATCACCGATAACGAATTTGAACAACTGCTGGACTCGCTGAACGCCGTCAAGGCTGAAGCCGAAGCCCCGGCCGCTGCGGCACCTGCGCAAACTGCCGGCGAGGCAGCGAGCGATGAAATTACCGACGCTGAATTCGAGTCGTTGCTCGATCAGTTGCACGGTAAAGGTCAGTTTGCAGCCGACGCGGTTACGCCGGCTGCGGCCAAACCTGCAGCACCTGCTGCCGGTGACAGTTCGGACATCACTGACGACGAATTCGAAGCACTGCTCGATCAGTTGCACGGCAAAGGCAACTTCGCTGTTGAAGCGCTGGAGTCGGCAATTGCTTCGGCACCTGCTGCGCCTGCCGCTCCGGTGGCTGCCGCTGCCGGCAGTGATCTGATCAGCGATCACGAGTTCGAATCGTTGCTCGACGAATTGCACGGCAAAGGCAAGTTCACTGAAGTTGGCGCTGCTGCTGCAGGGTCCGCTTCGACAGTCGCCACGCCTGCCGCTAAGGCACCGGCCGCTGCTGCGCCGAAACCTGCCGCCAAGCCTGAGCCAAAAGCTGAAGCGCCAAAACCTGCGGCCGCTGCTGCACCGGCTCCGGCCCGTGCTCCGGCTACACCGCCACCGGAAAAACCGGCCAGCGAAGCCGAGACCACCGTGCGGGTCGACACTGCACGTCTCGACGAAATCATGAACATGGTCGGCGAGTTGGTGCTGGTGCGTAACCGTCTGGTGCGCCTGGGCCTCAACAGCGGCGACGAAGCCATGCAAAAGGCCGTGTCGAACCTCGACGTGGTTACGGCTGACTTGCAGACCGCGGTGATGAAGACGCGGATGCAGCCGATCAAGAAGGTCTTCGGGCGCTTCCCGCGTCTGGTTCGCGACCTGGCGCGTCAGCTCAAGAAAGAGATCAACCTGGAACTGGTCGGCGAAGAAACCGACCTCGACAAAAACCTTGTCGAGGCCCTGGCCGACCCGCTGGTCCACTTGGTGCGCAACGCCGTCGACCACGGTATCGAGTCGCCGGAAGAGCGTGAAGCATCGGGCAAGGCCCGTGGCGGTCGCGTGGTACTGGCAGCCGAACAGGAAGGCGACCACATCCTGCTGTCGATCTCCGATGACGGTAAGGGCATGGACCCGAACGTCCTGCGCGCCATTGCGGTAAAACGCGGCGTGATGGACAAGGACGCTGCTGATCGCCTGAGCGACACCGAGTGCTACAACCTGATTTTCGCCCCGGGGTTCTCGACCAAGACCGAGATCTCCGACGTGTCCGGCCGTGGTGTCGGCATGGACGTGGTGAAGACCAAGATTTCCCAGCTCAACGGTTCGATCAACATCTACTCGACCAAGGGCCAGGGCTCGAAGATCGTCATCAAGGTGCCGCTGACCTTGGCGATCATGCCGACCCTGATGGTCATGCTCGGCAATCAGGCGTTCGCGTTCCCGCTGGTCAACGTCAACGAAATCTTCCACCTCGACCTGTCGACCACCAACGTGGTGGACGGTCAGGAAGTGGTGATCGTGCGGGACAAGGCGCTGCCATTGTTCTACCTCAAGCGCTGGCTGGTCAGCTCCGCCGCTCACGAAGAGCAGCGTGAAGGCCATGTGGTGATCCTTTCGGTGGGCACGCAGCGGATCGGCTTCGTCGTCGATCAACTGGTTGGCCAGGAAGAAGTGGTCATCAAGCCATTGGGCAAAATGCTGCAGGGCACTCCGGGCATGTCCGGCGCCACCATCACCGGTGACGGCCGCATTGCACTGATTCTCGATGTTCCAAGCATGCTCAAGCGTTACGCCGCACGGCGTATTTGA
- a CDS encoding chemotaxis protein CheW: MSSQATNAKGSEDPILQWVTFKLDNETYGINVMRVQEVLRYTEIAPVPGAPSYVLGIINLRGNVVTVIDTRQRFGLMNAEISDNTRIVIIEADKQVVGIMVDSVAEVVYLRQSEIETAPNVGNEESAKFIQGVCNKNNELLILVELDKMMSEEEWSDLENI; encoded by the coding sequence ATGAGTAGTCAGGCGACGAATGCAAAAGGTTCTGAAGATCCGATCCTGCAATGGGTGACCTTCAAGCTGGACAACGAAACCTACGGCATCAACGTGATGCGCGTTCAGGAAGTGCTGCGCTACACCGAAATCGCTCCGGTGCCGGGCGCGCCAAGCTACGTGCTGGGCATCATCAACCTGCGCGGTAACGTAGTCACCGTCATCGACACCCGTCAGCGCTTCGGCCTGATGAATGCCGAGATCAGCGACAACACCCGTATCGTCATCATCGAAGCCGACAAGCAAGTGGTCGGGATCATGGTCGACAGCGTGGCGGAAGTGGTTTACCTGCGTCAGTCGGAAATCGAAACCGCACCGAACGTCGGTAACGAAGAGTCGGCCAAGTTCATTCAAGGCGTGTGCAACAAGAACAACGAACTGCTGATCCTGGTCGAACTGGACAAGATGATGAGCGAAGAAGAATGGTCGGATCTGGAGAACATCTGA
- a CDS encoding CheW domain-containing protein produces the protein MNRPLKLTSKPQLALQSYLDSLLEEIPDELPAQVATQPEVIESAEALDEFQAAVLEEQARDAQKAVAPVATPAVAPVAKAPVALIEEAEPVRASVSTLAPLLQTQLLKTTPEPAVVEPAPVVPAPVEQTLVPPLVEVHLPPSNTPPPVETDGRPAWASEAFECLLFDVAGLTLAVPLVCLGSIYSLAGHELTPLFGQPEWFLGILPSQAGNLKVLDTARWVMPDRYRDDFRQGLQYVISVQGYEWGLAVHQVSRSLRLDPNEIKWRSHRGQRPWLAGTVIEHMCALLDVSALAELIASGGAKHLGGSKPLHKPT, from the coding sequence ATGAATCGGCCGCTGAAATTGACGTCGAAGCCGCAGTTGGCGTTGCAGTCTTATCTGGACAGTTTGTTGGAGGAGATTCCCGACGAATTGCCGGCGCAGGTTGCGACGCAGCCTGAGGTGATTGAAAGCGCCGAAGCGCTGGATGAATTTCAGGCTGCGGTACTGGAAGAACAGGCGCGTGACGCGCAAAAAGCTGTTGCGCCTGTTGCCACGCCTGCCGTCGCACCCGTCGCCAAGGCGCCGGTGGCGTTGATCGAAGAAGCCGAACCGGTTCGCGCATCGGTCTCGACGTTGGCACCGCTGCTGCAAACTCAGTTGCTGAAGACCACACCGGAACCGGCAGTGGTCGAGCCTGCGCCAGTCGTGCCCGCACCCGTCGAACAGACGCTGGTGCCGCCACTGGTGGAAGTGCACCTGCCACCGAGCAACACGCCGCCGCCGGTGGAAACCGACGGCCGTCCGGCCTGGGCCTCCGAAGCGTTCGAATGTTTGCTGTTCGACGTTGCCGGTCTGACCCTTGCGGTGCCGCTGGTGTGCCTCGGCTCGATCTATTCGCTGGCCGGTCACGAGCTGACACCGCTGTTCGGTCAGCCGGAATGGTTCCTCGGGATTCTGCCGAGTCAGGCCGGCAACCTGAAAGTGTTGGACACCGCGCGTTGGGTCATGCCCGATCGTTATCGAGATGACTTCCGTCAGGGTTTGCAGTACGTGATTTCGGTACAAGGTTACGAGTGGGGCCTGGCGGTGCATCAGGTCAGCCGTTCGTTGCGTCTTGATCCGAATGAAATCAAATGGAGAAGTCACCGGGGTCAGCGGCCATGGCTCGCCGGCACCGTGATTGAGCACATGTGTGCATTGCTGGACGTTTCCGCACTGGCCGAGTTGATTGCCAGCGGTGGGGCAAAGCACTTGGGCGGCAGCAAGCCGCTACATAAACCGACATAG
- a CDS encoding flagellar motor protein produces the protein MDVLSLIGIIMAFVAIIGGNYLEGGHLGALANGPAALIVLGGTIGAALLQSPMSAFKRAMQILAWIFFPPRVDLAGGIDRVVNWSLTARKEGLLGLEGVADAEPDSYSRKGLQLLVDGAEPEAIRSILEVDFYTQEARDIEAAKVFESMGGYAPTIGIIGAVMGLIHVMGNLADPTQLGSGIAVAFVATIYGVASANLILLPVAAKLKSIALRQSRYREMLLEGILSIAEGENPRSIELKLQGFMD, from the coding sequence ATGGATGTTCTAAGCCTTATCGGCATCATCATGGCGTTCGTCGCCATCATCGGCGGTAACTACCTTGAAGGTGGTCACCTCGGTGCGCTGGCCAACGGCCCGGCGGCGCTGATCGTACTGGGCGGCACCATCGGTGCCGCGCTGCTGCAATCACCGATGAGCGCGTTCAAACGCGCGATGCAGATCCTCGCCTGGATCTTCTTTCCGCCGCGTGTGGACCTGGCCGGCGGTATCGACCGCGTGGTCAACTGGAGCCTCACCGCACGTAAAGAAGGTTTGCTCGGTCTGGAAGGGGTGGCCGATGCCGAACCCGACAGCTACTCGCGCAAAGGCCTGCAATTGCTGGTCGACGGCGCCGAGCCTGAAGCGATCCGCAGCATCCTTGAAGTGGATTTCTACACCCAGGAAGCCCGCGACATCGAAGCGGCCAAGGTCTTTGAAAGCATGGGCGGCTACGCGCCGACCATCGGCATCATCGGCGCGGTGATGGGCCTGATCCACGTGATGGGCAACCTTGCCGACCCGACGCAACTGGGTAGCGGCATCGCCGTGGCATTCGTCGCGACCATTTACGGCGTGGCCAGTGCCAACCTGATCCTGCTACCGGTGGCGGCCAAGTTGAAGTCAATCGCGTTGCGGCAGTCGCGTTATCGCGAAATGTTGTTGGAAGGCATTTTGTCGATCGCCGAAGGTGAAAACCCACGCTCCATCGAGTTGAAGCTGCAAGGCTTCATGGACTAA
- a CDS encoding DUF2802 domain-containing protein yields the protein MILEVAVIVLFLFWAGTLAMFLAYIKAQRVIAAQQAQGDALRDQRIKDLAKRVDDYQNGNVHMGEALHELRAVVGPLPDKIVQLEQRDPSSLSFAQAAKLVGMGASVDELTQSCGLTQAEAELMRKLHKN from the coding sequence TTGATTCTCGAGGTTGCGGTCATTGTCCTGTTCCTCTTCTGGGCGGGCACGCTGGCGATGTTTCTGGCGTACATCAAGGCGCAGCGGGTCATCGCTGCGCAACAGGCTCAGGGCGATGCGCTGCGTGATCAGCGCATCAAGGACCTGGCCAAGCGCGTTGACGACTATCAGAACGGCAATGTGCACATGGGCGAGGCCCTGCACGAACTGCGCGCGGTAGTCGGTCCGTTGCCCGACAAGATTGTTCAGCTTGAACAGCGCGACCCGTCCAGCCTGTCATTCGCCCAGGCGGCGAAACTGGTGGGCATGGGCGCGAGTGTCGATGAGCTGACTCAGTCCTGCGGTTTGACCCAGGCTGAGGCGGAGTTGATGCGCAAGTTGCACAAGAACTAG
- a CDS encoding EscU/YscU/HrcU family type III secretion system export apparatus switch protein — MNDTTAPRQAIALKYDGNHAPTLTAKGDEELAEEILRIARDCEVPIYENAELVRLLARMELGDSIPEELYRTIAEIIAFAWNLKGKFPEGQDPDAPMIEKDITLRGDDY, encoded by the coding sequence ATGAATGACACCACCGCTCCACGCCAGGCCATCGCCCTCAAGTACGACGGCAACCACGCCCCGACCCTCACCGCCAAGGGCGACGAAGAACTGGCCGAAGAAATCCTGCGAATCGCGCGCGACTGCGAAGTGCCGATTTACGAGAATGCCGAATTGGTGCGCTTGCTGGCGCGGATGGAACTGGGCGACAGCATTCCCGAAGAGCTGTATCGCACCATTGCCGAGATCATTGCGTTTGCGTGGAATCTGAAGGGAAAATTCCCGGAGGGGCAGGATCCGGATGCGCCGATGATCGAGAAGGACATCACCCTGCGCGGCGATGATTATTAA
- the motD gene encoding flagellar motor protein MotD, which yields MARRRHQEEHVNHERWLVSYADFITLLFAFFVVMYSISSINEGKYKEISEALVGVFKDSDRALKPIPIGDERPKTVTPAKPLVKDAEQIDAGIAGASDPLKSIADDISAAFGDLISSNQMTVRGNELWVEIELNSSLLFGSGDAMPSDIAFNIIDKVAAILKPFDNPIHVEGFTDDQPIRTAQYPTNWELSSARSASIVRMLAMQGVNPGRLASVGYGEFQPVANNATAEGRGKNRRVVLVVSRNLDVRRSLTGTGAANAQPDAALKRAGTQTAPTPVKTPGRESAVNSPSPALIR from the coding sequence ATGGCTCGTCGCAGGCATCAGGAAGAACACGTCAATCACGAGCGCTGGCTTGTGTCCTACGCCGACTTCATCACGCTGCTGTTCGCGTTCTTCGTGGTGATGTACTCGATCTCGTCGATCAACGAAGGCAAGTACAAGGAAATTTCCGAGGCGCTGGTCGGAGTCTTCAAGGATTCCGACCGCGCGCTCAAACCGATCCCGATCGGCGACGAACGACCGAAGACCGTGACCCCGGCCAAGCCGCTGGTCAAGGACGCCGAACAGATCGACGCCGGTATCGCCGGTGCCAGTGATCCGTTGAAGAGCATTGCCGACGATATCAGCGCGGCGTTCGGTGATCTGATCAGCTCCAACCAGATGACCGTACGCGGCAACGAGTTGTGGGTCGAGATCGAGCTCAACTCCAGCCTGTTGTTCGGCAGCGGCGATGCCATGCCGAGCGATATTGCGTTCAACATCATCGACAAGGTTGCAGCGATCCTCAAGCCGTTCGACAACCCGATCCATGTCGAAGGTTTTACCGACGATCAACCGATCCGCACCGCGCAGTACCCGACCAACTGGGAGCTGTCCTCGGCGCGCTCGGCGAGCATCGTACGCATGCTGGCAATGCAGGGTGTCAACCCTGGCCGCCTCGCCTCGGTGGGTTACGGTGAGTTCCAGCCTGTGGCCAACAACGCCACTGCTGAAGGTCGCGGGAAAAACCGTCGTGTGGTGTTGGTGGTGTCGCGCAATCTTGATGTACGCCGCAGCCTCACGGGCACCGGAGCCGCCAACGCGCAACCGGATGCCGCACTGAAGCGCGCTGGCACACAAACTGCACCGACCCCGGTCAAGACGCCGGGACGCGAGAGTGCCGTCAATTCTCCGTCGCCCGCATTAATACGCTGA
- a CDS encoding protein phosphatase CheZ, translated as MEHNESSQGDFESTLKKHAVELVESLEKGRFGDAVQLIHELNQTRDRGLYQEVGKLTRELHSAIVNFQIDPHMPQAEEVSQITDATERLGYVVKLTEAAANRTMDLVESATPVVNGLAEEAQALSTDWGRFMRREVGAEEFRELARRVDGFLSRSSTDNRAVSSNLNDILLAQDYQDLTGQVIKRVTQLVTEVESNLLKLVLMASQVDRFAGIEHDRAAMLAEKDPQKHLSQGEGPQIHADKREDVVSGQDDVDDLLSSLGF; from the coding sequence ATGGAGCATAACGAATCTTCACAGGGCGATTTCGAATCGACCCTGAAAAAACACGCGGTCGAACTGGTCGAGAGCCTTGAAAAAGGCAGGTTCGGCGACGCTGTGCAACTGATCCATGAGCTCAATCAGACCCGTGACCGCGGCCTGTATCAGGAAGTGGGCAAGCTCACACGCGAACTGCACAGTGCAATCGTTAACTTCCAGATCGATCCGCACATGCCGCAGGCCGAGGAAGTGTCGCAAATCACCGACGCCACCGAACGCCTGGGCTATGTGGTCAAGCTGACAGAGGCCGCGGCCAACCGCACCATGGATCTGGTGGAAAGCGCCACGCCGGTGGTCAATGGTCTGGCTGAAGAAGCCCAGGCCTTGAGTACCGATTGGGGTCGTTTCATGCGTCGTGAAGTCGGGGCTGAAGAGTTCCGCGAACTGGCGCGCCGGGTCGACGGTTTTCTGTCGCGCAGCAGCACGGACAACCGTGCGGTGTCGAGCAATCTGAACGACATCCTGCTGGCTCAGGATTATCAGGACCTTACCGGTCAAGTGATCAAGCGTGTGACCCAACTGGTCACCGAAGTCGAAAGCAATTTGCTCAAACTCGTGCTCATGGCCAGTCAGGTGGACCGCTTTGCGGGCATCGAACATGACCGTGCGGCGATGCTTGCAGAAAAAGATCCACAAAAACATCTCTCGCAGGGTGAAGGTCCGCAGATTCATGCCGATAAACGAGAAGACGTTGTGTCCGGTCAGGACGATGTGGACGATTTGTTATCCAGCCTTGGATTCTAG
- a CDS encoding ParA family protein — protein sequence MRVWAVANQKGGVGKTTSSIALAGLLAEAGKRVVVVDLDPHGSMTSYFGYDPDSLEHSNYDLFLHKGSVPQGLPGQLLLSTSDERISLLPSSTALATLERQSPGQSGLGLVIAKSLAQLWQDFDYAVIDSPPLLGVLMVNALAASQQLVIPVQTEHLAVKGLERMVNTLAMINRSRKQALPFSIVPTLFDRRTQASLGTLRVLRDKFPEEIWQGYIPVDTRLRDASRAGVTPSQFDGKSRGVLAYRALLKHLLAQQLVPQVA from the coding sequence ATGAGAGTCTGGGCAGTCGCCAATCAAAAGGGTGGTGTTGGTAAAACCACCTCTTCCATCGCTTTAGCCGGTTTGCTGGCGGAGGCGGGCAAGCGCGTGGTTGTGGTCGATCTCGACCCGCACGGCTCGATGACCAGCTATTTCGGTTACGACCCCGACAGCCTGGAACACAGCAACTACGACCTGTTTCTGCACAAGGGCAGCGTGCCGCAAGGCCTGCCGGGGCAACTGTTGCTGTCGACCAGTGACGAACGCATTTCCCTGTTGCCGTCCAGCACCGCGCTGGCCACCCTCGAGCGTCAGTCGCCGGGGCAGAGTGGTTTGGGCCTGGTGATCGCCAAGAGTCTGGCGCAGCTGTGGCAGGACTTCGATTACGCCGTCATCGACAGCCCGCCGTTGCTCGGCGTGCTGATGGTCAACGCCCTCGCGGCGAGCCAGCAACTGGTGATCCCGGTGCAGACCGAACACCTGGCCGTCAAAGGCCTGGAGCGCATGGTCAACACCCTGGCGATGATCAACCGCTCGCGCAAACAGGCGCTGCCTTTCAGCATTGTGCCGACGTTATTCGACCGCCGTACTCAGGCGTCACTGGGCACCTTGCGCGTGCTGCGCGACAAATTCCCGGAAGAGATCTGGCAGGGTTACATCCCGGTCGATACGCGTCTGCGTGATGCCAGCCGCGCCGGTGTCACCCCTTCGCAATTCGACGGCAAGAGCCGTGGCGTGCTGGCTTACCGCGCGCTGCTTAAGCATCTGTTGGCGCAACAACTTGTTCCGCAGGTGGCTTGA
- a CDS encoding chemotaxis response regulator protein-glutamate methylesterase: MAVKVLVVDDSGFFRRRVSEILSADPSIQVVGTATNGKEAIDQALALKPDVITMDYEMPMMDGITAVRHIMQRCPTPVLMFSSLTHEGARVTLDALDAGAVDFLPKNFEDISRNPEKVKQLLCEKVHSISRSNRRFSAYSSPAPVAAPTPAPAPAPAAAASGFSSHSSHSTAAAARPAPAPGPARAPAASASSPAPKRKAYKLVAIGTSTGGPVALQRVLTQLPANFPAPIVLIQHMPAAFTKAFAERLDKLCRISVKEAEDGDILRPGLALLAPGGKQMMIDGRGAVKILPGDERLNYKPCVDITFGSAAKSYGDKVLAVVLTGMGADGREGARLLKQGGSSVWAQDEASCVIYGMPMAIVKADLADAVYGLDDIGKHIVEACI; the protein is encoded by the coding sequence ATGGCAGTCAAAGTCCTGGTGGTGGACGATTCGGGTTTTTTCCGCCGCCGCGTCTCGGAAATTCTTTCAGCGGATCCGAGCATCCAGGTTGTCGGCACGGCAACCAACGGTAAAGAGGCGATCGATCAGGCCCTGGCCCTCAAGCCGGACGTGATCACCATGGACTACGAGATGCCGATGATGGACGGCATCACGGCAGTGCGGCACATCATGCAGCGCTGCCCGACCCCGGTGTTGATGTTCTCCTCGCTGACCCACGAAGGCGCCCGGGTAACCCTCGATGCGCTGGACGCCGGCGCGGTGGATTTCCTGCCGAAAAATTTCGAAGACATCTCCCGTAACCCGGAGAAGGTCAAGCAACTGCTGTGCGAGAAGGTTCATAGCATCTCGCGCAGTAATCGTCGTTTCAGTGCCTACAGCTCGCCGGCTCCAGTTGCTGCGCCAACGCCAGCGCCAGCGCCTGCGCCAGCTGCGGCGGCATCGGGTTTCAGCAGCCACAGCAGCCATAGCACTGCGGCTGCGGCACGTCCGGCACCCGCGCCTGGTCCTGCTCGCGCCCCGGCTGCCAGCGCTTCGTCGCCGGCACCGAAACGCAAGGCCTACAAACTGGTTGCCATCGGCACGTCGACTGGCGGCCCGGTAGCCCTGCAACGAGTGTTGACTCAATTGCCGGCGAACTTCCCGGCACCGATCGTGCTGATCCAGCACATGCCGGCGGCGTTCACCAAGGCTTTCGCCGAGCGCCTGGACAAGCTCTGCCGCATCAGCGTCAAGGAAGCCGAGGATGGCGACATCCTGCGTCCGGGCCTGGCGTTGCTCGCTCCGGGTGGTAAGCAGATGATGATCGACGGTCGTGGCGCGGTGAAAATCCTCCCGGGCGATGAGCGTCTGAACTACAAGCCGTGCGTGGATATTACTTTCGGTTCCGCCGCGAAATCCTACGGTGACAAAGTTCTGGCGGTCGTGTTGACCGGCATGGGTGCCGACGGCCGCGAAGGCGCGCGTCTGCTCAAGCAGGGTGGCAGCTCGGTGTGGGCGCAGGACGAAGCCAGTTGCGTGATCTATGGCATGCCGATGGCCATCGTCAAAGCCGATCTCGCTGACGCGGTTTACGGTCTGGACGACATCGGCAAGCACATCGTCGAGGCGTGTATCTGA